Below is a genomic region from Spirosoma radiotolerans.
CAGCCTCTTGTTCAAACCTACCGATCGTCTGTCGATTCAACTCGACGCTGAAATTTACCGGAATGAGAACGTTGGCAAACAAATTCTCTTTTTCTACGTGCCGGGCTACACACTCGGTGCCACCCGCGCCGATCAGTTGAATGTCGATTACCGAAACTCGTATATGGGCTCCGGCCTGACGCAGCAGTCGCGCAGTACGAACCTGTTCGGCCAGGTAAATTACCGGATTTCGCCCTCGTTTACATCCTCGACCAACATCAGCACCAGCCATAGCTTCTCGGATGGGTTCGGGCCGTACTTCTACCTCGTTCCATCAGTTGGTGGGACACTGGGCACGAATAGCCTGGTTCGGGCCGATCAGTCGACGCGCAACAGCACCAATGATGTTTTTGAAGTGCAACAACTGTTCAATGGCGATTTCCGGTTAGGCAGCTTACGAAATCGGATTGTGGTGGGTTTGGATTACCTGCATGTAAACGCCAATCAGTTGTTCTTCGGCAGCACGTATGATACCGTCCCGGTGGCCAGAGACTATGATTATAGCCAATTCAATGGAGCCGCCCTGACCGCACTGTACGCCACAAAAGCGCCTGATTTCACGTATCCGCTCTCCGGTATAAAGGACACCTATAGTGCCTTTGTTTCCGATGTCTTAAACCTGACCGATCGGTTCAGCGTGCTGGCCGCTCTCCGGGTCGATGACTTCCATAACAAGGGTGGCCTTGTCGGTTCAGCCGTAGCGGGCTTTAACCAAACGGCGTTTTCGCCCAAGCTTGGGCTCGTCTACCAGCCGATCAAAGACAGAGTATCGGTGTTTGCCAACTACCAGAACAGCTTCAATAATCAGGGAATTTATAACGCTTACGATGTGACGGATTCCGATAGCCTGACACAGCGGTTTGCCAAGCTGGAACGGGCCAACCAAGTTGAAGCCGGGGTGAAACTGAACGCCTTTAGCGGGCGATTGACTACAACCATCAGCTACTACGACATTCAGGTGAAAGATCTGCTCCGCACCGATCCGAACCCGCTGGCAGCCGCCAAATTTGCCCAAACGCAGGATGGTACGCAGGTAAGCCGGGGGGTCGAAATCGACGTGATTGCGAATCCATTTACAGGTTTCAACGTAGTAGCCGGCTTCTCTTACAATGATTCCAAACTAACGAAAGCCGATGCCGATGTAAACGGTCGCCGACCCTCGACGGCTTCCTCACCTGTGCTGGCCAACCTATGGCTTAGCTACCGCTTCAACTCATACGGGCTTCGTGGACTGGGCTTTGGCTTCGGCGGTAATTATGCCAGCGATAACAAAATCCAGAACAGCGTCAGTCTGGGTGAATTCATTTTACCGGCCTATACGGTTCTCAATGCATCGGCCTTCTACGACCGTCGGAAGTTCCGGATATCGGCTAAAGTAGATAACCTGACCAACCAGCATTACTGGATTGGCTACACCACCATGAATCCACAAAAATTGAGAAGCTTCGCCGGAAGTGTTGCCTATAAGTTTTAATTTATTCTGGACGACACAGCCCCGGCTATTACCGGGGCTATGCCGTTTTATCGTATTAGTCAAGTTATCTAATCCAGTGGTCTCATGAGCACCGCCAACCAAGCTAAAACCTGGTTTCAGGTTCATAAATGGACGAGTCTGATTTGCACGGCTTTCCTGCTGATGCTCTGTCTGACGGGTTTACCGCTTATCTTTCACGAAGAGATTGAGGCTCTTGAAGGCAAGCCCCCGTTAGCGCCTTCCTTACCGGCCGGAACGCCAACGGTGCCGCTGGAACGGCTGGCTCAGACGGCTCGTCAGCAGTTTCCGACGAAAGTGATTCGCTTCGTTTATTGGGATGAACACGAACCCAACACAACGACCTTCACCCTGTCTGACTCCATGACGGCTCCGGCGGATAACTATAAGCTGGTTATTTATGACAACCGCACCGCCCATGTGCTGGAAGAGCCTAAGCTACAGGAAGGTTTCATGTATGTGATGCTGCAACTGCACATCGACATGTTTATGGGCATACGTGGCAAGTTATTTTTGGGGCTGATGGGCTTGTTGTTCATCGTGGCGATTGGCTCGGGCCTGATGCTTTACAGCCCAATTATGCGTCGGTTCAATTTTGGCATGATTCGTACCGAACGATCAACCCGACTGAAGTGGCTTGACTTACATAATCTGCTCGGCGTGGTAACGGTCGTCTGGGCGACGGTGGTCGGCTTTACAGGTGTGCTGAATACATTAGCCGAAGTCGTACAGGGACTTTGGCAACAGGGACAACTGGCCGAGATGGTGGCTCCCTACAAAGGGGCGGCTCCATTGCGGGGTACCCTTGCGCCACTCGACCAGGCCATGAAGGTAGCCCGAGAGGCTGCCCCCGGCATGGAGCCGTCGTTCGTGGCCTATCCGGGTACGTTGTACTCCAGCCAGCATCACTACGCCGTTTTCATGAAAGGCACCACGCCCTTAACGTCGCGGTTGGCAAAACCCGCTCTGATTGATGCCAAAACAGGCAAACTGACAGATATGCGAAGCATGCCCTGGTATGTGAACGCCGTTTTCATTTCGCAACCGCTGCACTTTGGGGATTATGGTGGACTCCCCCTGAAAATCATCTGGGCCCTGTTCGACCTGATTACGATCATCGTCTTAGGTAGCGGACTTTACTTATGGTTTGCCCGCAATAAAGCCACCAAGGCTCAGCTATCCCGTTTACAAGCAACTGTCCAGCCATCATTTAGCCGATAAGAGACCGTGAAACACAGACGTTTTGTTCGCAGACGAGTGCGCCCCAGAAGCTATGATTACTGGCACGTCTGGACCTTACCTATCGCAGTAGGATTTATTAGCGTCATTGGGCTGTTGGCGGCCCTGATCGGCGATGATGTCTGGGATGGTCTTTCCTGGCTTTGCCTAGCCGTCCCCCTGGTTGTGATCGGCCGGTTTGTGATTAAACCACAGGGTAAAAGCCGGGCCAGCTAAACGTGAAGTAGTGCCGGTTGATTAGCTCAAAGCCAGCACATTTACCCTAAAATTTACCTTATCGACCCCATTTATTCCTTCCTGGCCCGGCGTTACCCTACTTTTGTACCTCATTTCAGACAGGTGGCCTGGTTTATAATTCGCGGCAAACAGTTGTTGAAAAGGGCTGGCTCTACTGCTAACCTGGCGTATGAAGCGAACGGAACAACTGCCTGTACGCTAGCTTTTCATGAAACTAAGAAAACTACTTGCTACCCTGGCATTGGGACTCGTAGCGGTTCAGGTCGCGTTTGCTCACTTGGGCAATATCGCCGGAATTGTTTACGATCAATCGACTCATTTGCCGTTGCGTAACGTATCGGTTCAGTTGACAGGCGTTGGCAAACTGGCACTCACGGATGAGCGGGGGCAGTTCCGCTTTACGAACCTGGTAACGGCTCCCTATAAACTGGAGTTCTCGCACGTAGGCTTTCAAAACCAGCTAGTCACGGCAACCGTCGGGGAAGATCAGACCACGTTTGTGAAGGTCCATCTGATCAGTGCGCCGATTGAACTGAGTCAGGTACAGGTGTCGGCTACCCGCGCTCACGATCAGCAACTCATTAGCAGCCTGGACATTAAACTACGCCCCATCACCAATTCGCAGGAGATTCTCCGTTCTGTACCCGGCTTGTTCATCGGCCAGCACGCCGGAGGGGGCAAGGCTGAACAGATTTTCCTGCGTGGGTTCGACCTGGATCATGGCACTGATATTCGTCTGACAGTCGATGGTATGCCGGTCAATATGGTTTCTCATGCGCATGGAC
It encodes:
- a CDS encoding TonB-dependent receptor; this translates as MNAIKLLFSLVFSVIALTTQAQPTAVIRGHIQTADGNPVEAVTVSLKGKGQGALTNAKGDFSINHVKAGTYLLQVSAIGLKTVEQTVTTTGTESVTVDFTLSESASQLTEVTVNGSRMNRFSRSSSEYVSKMPLKNLENPQVYNTIGKELLTEQLVFSVDDAMRNAPGVQKMWEATGRAGDGGSYYNTRGFIVQSQLRNGLAGNVTSDIDAVNLEKLETIKGPSATLFGSALTSYGGLVNRVTKKPYETFGGEVTLSGGSYDFQRASLDVNTPLNKSRNLMLRVNTAFNHEGTFQTQGFSRRFALAPSLLFKPTDRLSIQLDAEIYRNENVGKQILFFYVPGYTLGATRADQLNVDYRNSYMGSGLTQQSRSTNLFGQVNYRISPSFTSSTNISTSHSFSDGFGPYFYLVPSVGGTLGTNSLVRADQSTRNSTNDVFEVQQLFNGDFRLGSLRNRIVVGLDYLHVNANQLFFGSTYDTVPVARDYDYSQFNGAALTALYATKAPDFTYPLSGIKDTYSAFVSDVLNLTDRFSVLAALRVDDFHNKGGLVGSAVAGFNQTAFSPKLGLVYQPIKDRVSVFANYQNSFNNQGIYNAYDVTDSDSLTQRFAKLERANQVEAGVKLNAFSGRLTTTISYYDIQVKDLLRTDPNPLAAAKFAQTQDGTQVSRGVEIDVIANPFTGFNVVAGFSYNDSKLTKADADVNGRRPSTASSPVLANLWLSYRFNSYGLRGLGFGFGGNYASDNKIQNSVSLGEFILPAYTVLNASAFYDRRKFRISAKVDNLTNQHYWIGYTTMNPQKLRSFAGSVAYKF
- a CDS encoding PepSY-associated TM helix domain-containing protein, with the translated sequence MSTANQAKTWFQVHKWTSLICTAFLLMLCLTGLPLIFHEEIEALEGKPPLAPSLPAGTPTVPLERLAQTARQQFPTKVIRFVYWDEHEPNTTTFTLSDSMTAPADNYKLVIYDNRTAHVLEEPKLQEGFMYVMLQLHIDMFMGIRGKLFLGLMGLLFIVAIGSGLMLYSPIMRRFNFGMIRTERSTRLKWLDLHNLLGVVTVVWATVVGFTGVLNTLAEVVQGLWQQGQLAEMVAPYKGAAPLRGTLAPLDQAMKVAREAAPGMEPSFVAYPGTLYSSQHHYAVFMKGTTPLTSRLAKPALIDAKTGKLTDMRSMPWYVNAVFISQPLHFGDYGGLPLKIIWALFDLITIIVLGSGLYLWFARNKATKAQLSRLQATVQPSFSR